GGCCAGCATCGCGGGCCAATCGCACTGGCGCAATGTCATTGGAAAACAGGCGGTTTGTGGCATCGGTTACTGCCAGCATCACGGTGTTATCGAACCGGCGCCATTGTTCATATTCCCCCAGAACATCCTGCATGCCGATATCCCGGCCCAACCGCCGCGCATTGACCAGAATTTCAGCCAAAGCCGCCACATCACGAATACCCATATTCAGGCCCTGCCCGGCAATAGGATGCATGCCATGCGCAGCATCGCCAATCAGGGCAATGCGGGCATCACTATATTGATAGGCATGCTGCAAGCCGAGCGGATAACAAAAACGCGGGCCGATCACTTCAAGATCACCCAGATACCCATCAAACCGCTGATGCAGTTCGTCGAGGAAAACCTCGTCGCTTTGCCCGACCATATAATTGGCAAAGGCGGTTTCTTCGGTCCAGACGATGGAAGAACGGTTTTCCGTCATCGGCAGAATGGCAAACGGGCCTGCTGGCAGGAAATGCTCCACCGCAACACCATTATGCGGGCGTTCATGTTTAACGGTGCAAACAATCGCGCTTTGCTTATAGCTCCATTGATAGGTCTTGATCCCCGCCCATTTGCGAAGCGGGGAATTACGCCCTTCCGCCCCAATGGCAAGCGGTGCGCTAACAATCGTGCCATCCGCAAGGGTCAAAACCATTGCGGCACTGTTGCGCGAAATTTCAGCAACCGATGCCGGCGCCATCAACGTAACCAGGTCATTTTCGGCCATGGCACGATAAAGCGCCTGGCGGGTAACCCGGTTTTCAACAATATAGCCCAGCGCCTCGCCACCCACATCACGATGGTCGTAATGCAGGTAAAGCGGGCTTTTGCCATCGGCAATGCGGATATCAATAATCGGCTCTGCCGCATCCTGCATATATTGCCAGACACCGGTAACATCCAGAACAGCACGCGACGCCGCAGCAATTGCACAGGTCCGCCCGTCATGATTGGCCGCCAGCAGAGTTTGCGGATTTTCGCGGTCAATCACCACGCTGCGCATGCCGCCATGTGCCAGGGCCATTGCCATGCTGGCACCTGCCAGGCCACCGCCCAGAATAATCGCATCAAAATGAAGAACGCTGCTATCCGTCATCTGTATTGACCCTGTTCTGATCATCCCTGCCATATAACGCGCAAACCTGAAGGCAATCCCGCCGCCCTGTCGGGCGATATCGGGTGGCATTACCCAACCAGCATTTATGCATCGCACTGCAATGTGCGCCGTGCCGCATACGGGTTGTGCAGTGCAACTGCCTATCGCGCCAGTATGGCCAAAATCAGTCGCACCATAGGGCGGCAAAGCGCCTTTCGCCAGTCTTATCGCCAATTATATGTACGGATAGTATCGCCCTAAGTTCATGCG
The window above is part of the Thalassospira marina genome. Proteins encoded here:
- a CDS encoding UbiH/UbiF/VisC/COQ6 family ubiquinone biosynthesis hydroxylase gives rise to the protein MTDSSVLHFDAIILGGGLAGASMAMALAHGGMRSVVIDRENPQTLLAANHDGRTCAIAAASRAVLDVTGVWQYMQDAAEPIIDIRIADGKSPLYLHYDHRDVGGEALGYIVENRVTRQALYRAMAENDLVTLMAPASVAEISRNSAAMVLTLADGTIVSAPLAIGAEGRNSPLRKWAGIKTYQWSYKQSAIVCTVKHERPHNGVAVEHFLPAGPFAILPMTENRSSIVWTEETAFANYMVGQSDEVFLDELHQRFDGYLGDLEVIGPRFCYPLGLQHAYQYSDARIALIGDAAHGMHPIAGQGLNMGIRDVAALAEILVNARRLGRDIGMQDVLGEYEQWRRFDNTVMLAVTDATNRLFSNDIAPVRLARDAGLAVVQKIPSLKRTFMSHAMGYAGTLPLLMQGKSI